Within Parabacteroides pacaensis, the genomic segment CTTTGCATTATACGTACGATCACCTCCAAAGCACTTCGGAATATCTGAATTTTAGTATGAAGTTTGTTTTCTGTCATTTTATCTATACTTCTAATCAATTATTCTATTCTCATTTTTTAGCCACACTCCTACCTTTGTGACAAATAATAATTTGTTAATCCAAAAAATGTGCGGCCGTAAAATATTGGATAAAAACTTTTTATACGATATGAAATCTAACTTGTAGTGTGTATTACATTAATTTAATATTATGAATGATTCTACATTAAAGCAATTTTACGGAAGAATTTTTGTTATCCTTGGGATCGTCTTTATATCATGGGATATCCTTGCAGCTGATAAAAGCCACGAGATACCAAAAGATGAACAAGCAAAGATTCAAATTACAGGGAGTGTGACTGATAAATATGGTCCGTTACCCGGGGTAAATGTATCTATTAAAGGAACTGCATTAGGCGTATCTACGGATGTGGACGGTAAATTCAATATCGCTATCCCTGATTCCGAAAGCATTTTAGTCTTTCAATGTATAGGCTATGCAAAACAGGAAGTGAAGGTGGGCGATCGAAGAGTAATCCTCATTAGGATGGAAGAAGAAATTACAGCTCTTGAAGAAGTGACTGTAGTGGCATTCGGAAAACAGAAAAAAGAAAGTGTGATCGGTTCTATTACCACGCTGAAACCGGCGGAACTCAAAAGACCTACGAGTAATCTTACTACTACGTTAGCCGGTAATATGGCAGGTATTATTGCTTACCAGCGAAGCGGTGAGCCAGGAAAAGACAATGCGGATTTTTTTGTTCGTGGCATCACTACATTCGGAACAAATACAAATCCATTGATTTTGATTGATGGAATAGAATTAACTGCCACGGATTTAGCTCGTTTACAACCGGATGATATCGCTAGCTTTTCCGTGATGAAAGACGCTACGGCTACGGCTCTTTACGGAGCACGCGGAGCAAACGGGGTAATACTGGTAACAACCAAGCAAGGTAATGTGGGGCCTGCCAAAATTTTAGTTCGGGTGGAAAATTCTTTTTCAATGCCTACTAAGAATATAGAACTGGCAGACCCGATTACGTATATGCAAATGTATAATGAAGCTATGTTAACCCGATACCGAGGAGACAGCGGATCGAGTCTGGACGGCTTGTATTCTCAGGAAAAAATAGACAATACAATTGCCGGGATAGATCCGGTTTATTATCCTAATACCAATTGGCAAAAAGAATTATTAAAAGATTATACAACCAATCAACGGGCCAATTTAAGTGTAAGCGGAGGTGGTGGAGTAGCACGTTATTATGTTTCCGCATCTGTTAATCACGATAACGGAATGTTTAAAGTAGACAAACGGAATAATTTTAATAATAATATCAGCAATAATTCTTATACCCTGAGAGCAAATGTTAATATCGATTTGACCAAAACGACTGAACTCATCGTCCGTATGAACGGTTCATTTGACGATTATAGCGGACCTGTCAACGGTGGAACGGATATGTATGATAGAATTCTGCATTCAAATCCTGTTTTGTTCCCTGCTTACTATAATGCAGACGAAGAACATGCTTTTACGAAACACATCATGTTCGGTAACGCAGATAGAGGACAATACATCAATCCGTATGCAGATTTGGTACGCGGTTATAAAGAATTGTCCAGATCCCAGATGCAGGCGTCTATTGAAGCGAAGCAGAATCTGGACTTTCTTATCCAAGGGCTTTCCATCCGGGGAATGTTTAATATTTCCCGGTTATCACAGTTTTCCGTAGATCGTTCTTATACTCCTTTTTATTATAAGACTACCTCTAGAAATTCGACAACAGGACAATATCATCTTGAATTAATCAATGAAAATGGCACCGAATACCTGGGATATAATGAAAATGAACAAGACAAAGTAATGAACTCGACCTATTATGCGGAAGGAACCGTAAATTATGACCATACTTTTGAAAAAAAGCACGGAGTAAGCGGCCTGTTAGTATTTATGGTGAGGAACACGTTGAATGCCAATACGGGGAATCTGCAATTATCTCTTCCTTCACGGAATGTCGGATTATCAGGGAGAGCGACTTATTCATACGATAAAAGATATTTTGCGGAATTTAATTTCGGGTATAATGGCTCCGAAAGATTTCATAAAAGTAAACGTTTCGGTTTTTTCCCTTCTGCCGGCGTAGCGTGGATGATATCGAACGAACCGTTCTGGAAAAAGATTAAACCGGTTGTTTCTACATTGAAATTACGTTATTCATGGGGTAAGGTAGGAAACGATCAGATCGGAGAAGCTACAGACCGCTTCTTTTATTTGTCTCAAGTAAATATGAACGACGCAAATAAGGGAGCTACATTCGGAGAATTTTTAAACCACTCGCACGGAGGCATCAGCATTTCCCGTTATGCAAACCCTGAAATAGGATGGGAAGTCTCTACAAAGAATAACTATGCTATCGAACTGGGATTATGGGAAAAACTAACTATTATAGCGGAATACTTTACAGAATATCGAGACAAAATATTAATGACAAGAGCCTCTGTCCCAACCACTATGGGATTATCGGCAACCACTAGAGCCAACTTGGGGGCTGCCTCCGGGAAAGGGGTTGATATCAGCCTCGAATATCAACATTCATTTAATAAAGATTTATGGGCTTCGGCACGTGCCAATTACACCTTTGCCCGTTCCAAATACGAGGTGTACGAAGAACCGGCTTATGAACATGCATGGTTATACCATGCAGGAAAATCTATCCATCAGATGTATGGATATATTGCAGAAAGATTATTTGCCGATGATGAAGAAGCTGCTAATTCTCCCCGGCAGGAAATAGGAAATGAAATTTATGGAGGGGGAGATATTAAATACACCGACGTGAACCGCGACGGAGTAGTGAATGAAAAAGATATTGTTCCTATCGGAAAATCTTCCATACCTGAAATTGTATACGGATTCGGGTTTTCCATTGGTTATAAAGGAATGGATCTTTCGGCCTTTTTCCAAGGTCAAGCCAATCAATCTTTCTATATAGATGCGACAAAGACTTCTCCTTTCAATGGAGAAACACAATTGCTTAAAGCCTATGCAGATAGCCACTGGTCGGAAGATAATCAAGACATGTATGCCCTATGGCCGCGTTTAAGCACATTTGTTCACGGAAACAATAATGTCGGTTCAACCTGGCATTTGAGAGACGGTACCTTTTTACGTTTAAAACAGATGGAAATAGGCTATACGTTGCCGGAACAATGGAAATGGCAGAAAAAGGTAAGGATTTCCAATCTTCGCCTGTATGTAAGCGGTACTAATCTTTTGCTTTTCAGCAAATTCAAATTATGGGATGTCGAAATGGGTGGAAACGGCTTAGGTTATCCTCTACAACGGGTTTTCAATCTCGGACTAAATATCACGTTTAATTAATGGCTATTAAAAAAATGATTATGAAAAAGAAGTTATTATTCATCCTATCCGTACTATCTATCTTTTTTAGTAGTTGTGCTGATTTTCTGGACGTAGTACCTGAAGGCGTAAGTCAACTGGAGAATGCTTTTTCAAGACGTCAAGAAGCTGAAAAGTACCTATATACTTGTTATACCTATTTGCCTAAAGACGGAGACGTGGGTAGCGACCCAGCTTTGTGGGGTGACGAAATGTGGACCTTAGAAAACGCTCTTCATTACGATTTTAGCTTGGAGGCTTTTAATATATCCCGCGGATTGCAAAATGCCCGGTCACCTTTGATTAATAATTGGGATCATTATTACAGGGCCCTCAGAGATTGTAATATATTTATAGAAAATGTGGTAAGTGTTCCCGATCTTCCTGATTGGGAAAAGAAACAATGGGTAGCAGAAGCTAAATTTTTAAAAGCTTATTATCATTTCATGCTGGTACGTATGTATGGCCCGGTACCTCTTGTACGTGAAAATTTACCTATTGATGCTTCCCAAGACGCAGCGCGCGTTTTCCGTGAACCTGTAGATAGCTGTTTTGCTTATATCGTTCAATTATTGGATGAAGCAAAAGACGATCTTCCCCTCTCTATAGCTAATCCGGTAGAAGAATTAGGTAGAATAACTGCTGCAATCGCTTATTCTCTGAAAGCAAAAGTGCTGGTTACAGCAGCCAGTCCTTTATACAATGGCAATACAGATCAAGTGAGCTTGATAAACACGAAAAGTAAAGAGAAGATCCCTTTGTTTAATCAGACTAAATCAATGGAAAAATGGATCGCGGCGCTAACAGCTTGTAAAGATGCTGTGGATCTATGTGAAGGGAAGATAGGAATGAAACTATACGAATATCCCGGAGATGCACAGTATAATTTATCCGATACAATTATACGTCAGATGTCATTAAGGGGTGCATTCTGCGAACGTTGGACCAGTGAATTGATTTGGGCAAATACCCAGAGTGTCCAAACAAATATCCAATTACGAACTTCCCCGAAATTAGATCCTGAATATCAAAACGGAGCTACCATGACCCAAGCACTTACCGTACCTCTACAAATAGCGGAACAATTTTATACGGATCATGGAGTCCCTGTTGCTGAAGACAAAACA encodes:
- a CDS encoding SusC/RagA family TonB-linked outer membrane protein; translated protein: MNDSTLKQFYGRIFVILGIVFISWDILAADKSHEIPKDEQAKIQITGSVTDKYGPLPGVNVSIKGTALGVSTDVDGKFNIAIPDSESILVFQCIGYAKQEVKVGDRRVILIRMEEEITALEEVTVVAFGKQKKESVIGSITTLKPAELKRPTSNLTTTLAGNMAGIIAYQRSGEPGKDNADFFVRGITTFGTNTNPLILIDGIELTATDLARLQPDDIASFSVMKDATATALYGARGANGVILVTTKQGNVGPAKILVRVENSFSMPTKNIELADPITYMQMYNEAMLTRYRGDSGSSLDGLYSQEKIDNTIAGIDPVYYPNTNWQKELLKDYTTNQRANLSVSGGGGVARYYVSASVNHDNGMFKVDKRNNFNNNISNNSYTLRANVNIDLTKTTELIVRMNGSFDDYSGPVNGGTDMYDRILHSNPVLFPAYYNADEEHAFTKHIMFGNADRGQYINPYADLVRGYKELSRSQMQASIEAKQNLDFLIQGLSIRGMFNISRLSQFSVDRSYTPFYYKTTSRNSTTGQYHLELINENGTEYLGYNENEQDKVMNSTYYAEGTVNYDHTFEKKHGVSGLLVFMVRNTLNANTGNLQLSLPSRNVGLSGRATYSYDKRYFAEFNFGYNGSERFHKSKRFGFFPSAGVAWMISNEPFWKKIKPVVSTLKLRYSWGKVGNDQIGEATDRFFYLSQVNMNDANKGATFGEFLNHSHGGISISRYANPEIGWEVSTKNNYAIELGLWEKLTIIAEYFTEYRDKILMTRASVPTTMGLSATTRANLGAASGKGVDISLEYQHSFNKDLWASARANYTFARSKYEVYEEPAYEHAWLYHAGKSIHQMYGYIAERLFADDEEAANSPRQEIGNEIYGGGDIKYTDVNRDGVVNEKDIVPIGKSSIPEIVYGFGFSIGYKGMDLSAFFQGQANQSFYIDATKTSPFNGETQLLKAYADSHWSEDNQDMYALWPRLSTFVHGNNNVGSTWHLRDGTFLRLKQMEIGYTLPEQWKWQKKVRISNLRLYVSGTNLLLFSKFKLWDVEMGGNGLGYPLQRVFNLGLNITFN
- a CDS encoding RagB/SusD family nutrient uptake outer membrane protein, which translates into the protein MKKKLLFILSVLSIFFSSCADFLDVVPEGVSQLENAFSRRQEAEKYLYTCYTYLPKDGDVGSDPALWGDEMWTLENALHYDFSLEAFNISRGLQNARSPLINNWDHYYRALRDCNIFIENVVSVPDLPDWEKKQWVAEAKFLKAYYHFMLVRMYGPVPLVRENLPIDASQDAARVFREPVDSCFAYIVQLLDEAKDDLPLSIANPVEELGRITAAIAYSLKAKVLVTAASPLYNGNTDQVSLINTKSKEKIPLFNQTKSMEKWIAALTACKDAVDLCEGKIGMKLYEYPGDAQYNLSDTIIRQMSLRGAFCERWTSELIWANTQSVQTNIQLRTSPKLDPEYQNGATMTQALTVPLQIAEQFYTDHGVPVAEDKTFDYTTRYNIQTAGIKDQLYIRRGAKTVKIHFNREPRFYAWLGFDAGVWYGQKNYDDKKPDDLFYVQGRKGQVHGSIGPDFGPITGYIPKKYVHYKNVQNPGIDNYSINTYPWPLLRLADLYLLYAEALNEAADTEENKALAISYVDKIRKRAGLEGVKDAWTNYSTNSGKFKSQVGLREIIRQERLIELAFEGQRFWDMRRWKTVIEAYRTPIQGWDLNQREPQYYYRKKVVSNLSFGLKDYFWPISNGNITVNPNLEQNIGW